One window of the Rosa chinensis cultivar Old Blush unplaced genomic scaffold, RchiOBHm-V2 RchiOBHmChr0c19, whole genome shotgun sequence genome contains the following:
- the LOC112181272 gene encoding protein DMP7 — MATLQETQHPLLENYNSSNNSPPATASPSSPLPSSSIVASKPSKTPAQKAMRKTFKGTAHLANLLPTGTVLTFQMFSPAFTHQGKCPTVANHTMTLSLLIFCSVSSFLLCFTDSFRDERGKIRYGLATFKGLFVLDGSHTIGAEEAAKYKLRFIDFFHAFMSVLVFGAVASFDQNIVNCFYPKPSEEGKQLLFAVPVGVGVVCSILFVLFPTRRHGIGFPLSRS, encoded by the coding sequence ATGGCTACACTCCAAGAAACGCAACATCCACTTTTGGAGAATTATAATAGTAGTAATAATTCACCACCGGCAACAGCATCTCCGTCATCACCATTACCATCATCGTCAATAGTGGCTTCAAAACCATCAAAAACACCAGCACAAAAGGCAATGAGAAAGACATTCAAAGGCACGGCCCATTTGGCCAATCTTCTTCCAACTGGAACAGTTCTCACATTCCAAATGTTCTCTCCAGCTTTTACACACCAAGGCAAGTGCCCCACCGTTGCCAACCATACAATGACATTATCCCTTCTAATCTTTTGCTCTGTctcctcttttcttttgtgCTTCACCGATAGCTTTCGCGACGAGCGGGGAAAAATTCGATATGGGTTGGCCACTTTCAAAGGATTGTTTGTGCTTGACGGCTCTCACACGATTGGGGCAGAGGAGGCAGCAAAATACAAGCTGAGATTCATTGATTTCTTCCATGCTTTTATGTCTGTGTTGGTGTTTGGGGCGGTGGCATCGTTTGATCAGAATATTGTCAACTGCTTTTATCCTAAGCCGTCAGAGGAGGGGAAACAACTTTTGTTTGCGGTGCCGGTTGGAGTTGGTGTTGTTTGCAGTatcttatttgttttgtttcctaCTAGGCGCCATGGAATTGGCTTCCCTCTTTCTCGTAGttag